The Pseudomonas fulva 12-X sequence CGCCAGCTGAACATCTGGCACCACAACAAGATCCGCGTGCCCAAGGTGTCGGTGAACCTCTCGGCACGCCAGTTCAGCGACGGCGATCTGCGCCAGCGCATCGAACGCATCCTCGTCGACAGCCGCATCCCTGCGGCGTGCCTGGAGCTGGAGCTGACCGAAAGCATCCTCATGCAGGATGTCGGCGCCGCACTGCAAACCCTCACCGACCTGAAAAACCTCGGGGTGTGCATCGCCATCGACGACTTCGGCACCGGCTACTCGTCGCTCAACTACCTCAAGCAGTTCCCCATCGACGTGCTGAAGATCGACCGCAGCTTCGTCGACGGCCTGCCCCACGGCGAGCAGGACGGGCAGATCGCACGCGCCATCATCGCCATGGCCCACAGCCTGAACATGTCGGTGATCGCCGAGGGCGTGGAAACCCAGGAGCAGCTCGACTTCCTGCGCACCTACGACTGCGATGAAGTGCAGGGCTACCTGCTGGGCCGGCCGATGCCCGCCCACCGCTTCGAGGCGCAGTTCTGCGGGCGCAGCCTGTTCATGCTCGAGTGACGGCACGGTAAGCGGCGTCGAGAACCTGTTCACGATCCTTTCAGGCGACATTACAGAGGCTGCTACAAGGCAGAAGCAGCCGTCACTGATCCATTGTGGGAACGGGCCATGCCCGTGATTTTTCGCGGGCATGGCCCGCTCCCACAAGTACTCCGCCGATGTCCGCTCCCGCCACGTTGCAGTCAAAGCGCTGAAGTCGAGCCGAAAGATCGTGAACAGGCGCAGCGTGAGCGCCACTTGTCCCGCTCATGACCACGCTTCATATGCCTGACCAGCCCGGATGCGGTAGAATCCGCCCCCTCTTTACTCCGCCCAGCTGACTTTCAGGGGATTGCCATGTTCAGCCGTGATTTGACCATTGCCAAGTACGACGCCGAGCTCTTCGACGCCATGCAGCAAGAAGCTCTGCGCCAGGAAGAGCACATCGAGCTGATCGCCTCGGAAAACTACACCAGCCCAGCGGTGATGGAAGCCCAGGGCAGCGTGCTGACCAACAAGTACGCCGAAGGCTATCCGGGCAAGCGTTACTACGGTGGTTGCGAGCACGTCGACGTGGTCGAGCAGCTGGCCATCGACCGCGCCAAGCAGCTGTTCGGCGCCGACTACGCCAACGTCCAGCCCCACGCCGGCTCCCAAGCCAACGCCGCTGTCTACCTGGCCCTGCTCAGCGCCGGTGACACCATCCTGGGCATGAGCCTGGCCCACGGCGGCCACCTGACCCACGGTGCCAGCGTGTCCTCCTCCGGCAAGCTGTACAACGCCGTGCAGTACGGCATCGACGGCAATGGCCTGATCGACTACGACGAAGTCGAGCGCCTAGCCGTCGAGCATAAGCCGAAGATGATCGTTGCCGGTTTCTCGGCCTACTCCCAGGTGCTGGACTTCGCCCGCTTCCGCGCCATTGCCGACAAGGTAGGCGCCTACCTGTTCGTCGACATGGCCCACGTGGCCGGTCTGGTCGCCGCTGGCGTGTACCCGAACCCGGTGCCGTTCGCCGACGTGGTCACCACCACCACCCACAAGACCCTGCGCGGCCCGCGCGGCGGCCTGATCCTGGCGAAGAAGAACGAAGAGATCGAGAAGAAGCTCAACTCTGCCGTCTTCCCGGGCGCCCAGGGCGGCCCGCTGGAGCACGTCATCGCTGCCAAGGCGATCTGCTTCAAGGAAGCCCTGCAGCCTGAGTTCAAGGCCTACCAGCAGCAAGTCGTGAAGAACGCCCAGGCGATGGCCGAAGTGTTCATCCAGCGCGGCTTCGACGTGGTGTCCGGCGGCACCCAGAACCACCTGTTCCTGCTCTCGCTGATCAAGCAGGACATCTCCGGTAAGGACGCCGATGCCGCGCTGAGCAAGGCCTACATCACCGTCAACAAGAACTCGGTGCCTAACGACCCGCGTTCGCCGTTCGTGACCTCGGGCCTGCGCTTCGGCACCCCGGCCGTCACCACCCGTGGTTTCAAGGAAGCCGAGTGCCGCGAACTGGCTGGCTGGATCTGCGACATCCTCGCCGACCTGAACAACGACGCGGTGATCGACGCTGTGCGCGAAAAGGTCAAGGCCATCTGCGCCAAGCTGCCGGTTTACGGCAAGTAAGCCTAAGCGCTGCAAGCAAAGAGCCCGGCTGATGCCGGGCTTTTTTATGCCTGCGTTTAATGAGCGTCAGGATCGAAAATGGCGGTACAAGCCCATAACGAAAAAGCCGCGCAATGGCGCGGCTGTTTCGGCGGGTCTATCAGATGGGATCACGCGTCGCTCAACGCACCGCAGCGGCCGGTGCAGCGGCAGCCGTGCACGGTGACCCGGCGCCCAGGCCGGCAGTCATGCTCTCGACGTTGTTGAGCACGTTGTTGCCCTGGTTGACGCGCTGAGCCTTCTCGGCGGCGTCGACGCGCTGGGCATAGGTAGCGGAGTTGCCTTGCAGGCTCTGCTGGGTTTCCAGCACCGAGTTGGCGATGCTCAGCAGGCTACGCCCCGAGGAGATCAGGCTGTCGGAGGTGCTCGGCGTGCAGGGCGCGGCACCATTGGCCACCTGAGAGCTGTGCAGCCCCTGGCTTTGCGTGTTCTGCGGCAGGCAGCCGGCGAGCGTCGCCAGCATCGGCACGACGAGCAGAGCCCCAATCGTTCCGTTGATGTTCATATCGATTCCCTCGGTCACTGGGCTCCGGCCGGTGCCGAAGCGATGGCGGGATTCTAGGAAGCGGGTTGGCACGCCGAAATAGCACAGGTGTGCTAGAGGCACTTTGCTCCCAGGCGCGCGCCTTGCGCAGCTACGCAGCCGCGGCCTATGGTGGCCGGATATCCGCGTTAGCACACAGGGAACCGTCATGCTGGCCACTGCCTCGCCTACCTACGATGTCGAACGTGCCCAGGCCGTCGTGCGCCTGATCATCGCGCCGATCGCGATCTGCTACACGCTGCTGATGCACCTGCGCTCGGCCATCGACCCCACGCTGGCCGGCTGGATTCTGCTGCTCGAATCCCTGTTTCTGGCCGCCTCACTGGCCCTGTGGATCGACATCCGTCGACGCCCCGGCCACTACCCGGTGCGCCGTGTGCTGACCATGCTCAGCGACTACACCTGCATCACCGTAACCATCGGTTTTGGCGGCGAACCGATGCTGCCGGTCTACGCCATCCTGATCTGGGTAACGGTGGGTTATGGCTTGCGCTACGGCTCCAGCTACCTGCTGCTGGCGACCATCCTGGCCACCCTGTCATTGGCGATCATCGCCAGCATCTCGGCCTACTGGCAGTCGCAACCCTACCTGATCATAACCCTGCTGCTCACCACCCTAATGGTGCCGGCCTACATGCACGCCCTGCTCAAACGTTCGCGCCTGGCCGCCGAGGCCGAGCAGGCCGCCAACCGCGCCAAGTCGCAGTTTCTCGCCCAGGCCAGCCATGACCTACGCCAGCCGATCCACTCCATCAGCCTGTTCACCGCCTGCCTGCGCGACAGCAGCCTGGACGGCGAGCAGCACCGCCTGGTGGAGAACATCGACAAGTCGCTGAACAGCGTCGCCCGGCTGTTCCGTACGATTCTGGACATGTACTCGCTGGACAGCGGCAAGGTGGTCGCCCATATGGAGCCACTGCCGCTAAGAGGCCTGCTGCGCCAGCTGATCCAGCAGAACCTTGAGGCGGCGCGCTGGGCCGGTGTGGAGATCCGCCTGCACTGCCCGGACGTGCATGTGCAGGCCGATCAGGGCCTGCTGACCACCATGCTGCAGAACCTGCTCTCCAACGCCCTCAAGTACGCCCCCGGCCAGCCCATGCTGATCGGCTGCCGACGGCGCGGCGCGAGTCTTTCCATCGAGCTCTACGACAAGGGTCGCGGTATCGCCGAGGCGCATCTGGAAAACATCTTCGAGGAGTTCTACCGCGTGCGGCAGGCCCGCGACAGCGACGTGGAAGGCATGGGCCTTGGGCTGACCATCGTGCGCCGCCTGGGCCGGCTGATGGATCTGCAGGTGCGCATCCGCTCCGTGGAGGGCAAAGGCACCCTGGCGGCCATCGATGGCCTGCAGCTGGCCAGCGCACCGATTCGGCAGGCGACAGCGCAATCGAACAAACCACAGCCGCCGAGCATGCTCGATGGCCTGCGCGTGTGCCTGATCGAGGATGACCACAACGTGCTGCTGGCCACCGCCACGCTGCTGAAGAAATGGGGCTGCGTGGTCGACACCTACACCTCGCTGCCCGACGTGGCGGCGGATATCGACCTGGTGATAACCGACTTCGACCTCGGCCTGGAGGCCTCCGGCGCCGACTGCATCGCCCACGTGCGCGCCCTCGCCGCCCGCCAGGTTCCGGCCATCATCATGACCGGCCACGAGGTGCGCCGCGTGCAGGAAGCGGTGGGTGATGACCAGATACCGATTCTTTCCAAACCCGTGCAGCCGGCAGAACTGCGCTCGCTGCTGGTGGCCCTGAAGCTCAAGGCCCAGGCGGCCTAGGCTCCGTACGAACAGTCGCCTAGCGAAGGCCGGCCTTGGCGCCCATGGCCGCTGCCGCCGCACGGCTGCCCACATCCAGCGTGCGCATCAGTGCCGACACATGGATACGCACGGTAAAGGGCGAGAT is a genomic window containing:
- the glyA gene encoding serine hydroxymethyltransferase; its protein translation is MFSRDLTIAKYDAELFDAMQQEALRQEEHIELIASENYTSPAVMEAQGSVLTNKYAEGYPGKRYYGGCEHVDVVEQLAIDRAKQLFGADYANVQPHAGSQANAAVYLALLSAGDTILGMSLAHGGHLTHGASVSSSGKLYNAVQYGIDGNGLIDYDEVERLAVEHKPKMIVAGFSAYSQVLDFARFRAIADKVGAYLFVDMAHVAGLVAAGVYPNPVPFADVVTTTTHKTLRGPRGGLILAKKNEEIEKKLNSAVFPGAQGGPLEHVIAAKAICFKEALQPEFKAYQQQVVKNAQAMAEVFIQRGFDVVSGGTQNHLFLLSLIKQDISGKDADAALSKAYITVNKNSVPNDPRSPFVTSGLRFGTPAVTTRGFKEAECRELAGWICDILADLNNDAVIDAVREKVKAICAKLPVYGK
- a CDS encoding hybrid sensor histidine kinase/response regulator, which encodes MLATASPTYDVERAQAVVRLIIAPIAICYTLLMHLRSAIDPTLAGWILLLESLFLAASLALWIDIRRRPGHYPVRRVLTMLSDYTCITVTIGFGGEPMLPVYAILIWVTVGYGLRYGSSYLLLATILATLSLAIIASISAYWQSQPYLIITLLLTTLMVPAYMHALLKRSRLAAEAEQAANRAKSQFLAQASHDLRQPIHSISLFTACLRDSSLDGEQHRLVENIDKSLNSVARLFRTILDMYSLDSGKVVAHMEPLPLRGLLRQLIQQNLEAARWAGVEIRLHCPDVHVQADQGLLTTMLQNLLSNALKYAPGQPMLIGCRRRGASLSIELYDKGRGIAEAHLENIFEEFYRVRQARDSDVEGMGLGLTIVRRLGRLMDLQVRIRSVEGKGTLAAIDGLQLASAPIRQATAQSNKPQPPSMLDGLRVCLIEDDHNVLLATATLLKKWGCVVDTYTSLPDVAADIDLVITDFDLGLEASGADCIAHVRALAARQVPAIIMTGHEVRRVQEAVGDDQIPILSKPVQPAELRSLLVALKLKAQAA